A DNA window from Iodobacter ciconiae contains the following coding sequences:
- a CDS encoding porin yields MFKRVLIATAVSAMFAAPAFADVTISGSAEMDLMYKTNQNAKGDGKVAEEVAVVVNIDGTDKLDSGDTLKWRLAQKVETPGRYDSFGQREAWIGYATQFGEVRFGNQFSNQYRELDGFASSGQGNLWADFGSQQVQYANAITYFSPKFSGFSFAGQYDLGNGRNSARAMELTANYMGYGFDIDAGIAEAQNNANASSKAKIFGGKTWGSSGDFTVGTGAENKLRTYNLDVKYKMGAFDLAAGYKRNEWNGDVELAVAGDKTAVDQFLLAGGYTMGKNNFNLGYQRVQDSKTDGAKRDDGMNVINAQYNYKLSKNSVAFAQVRHHMLDTAGNASVMTRTAQLDGFALNSDKKDSTRLLVGTWTAF; encoded by the coding sequence ATGTTTAAGCGCGTTCTTATCGCTACTGCCGTATCCGCAATGTTTGCAGCTCCTGCATTCGCAGATGTAACAATCAGCGGTTCTGCTGAAATGGACTTGATGTACAAGACTAACCAGAATGCAAAGGGCGATGGCAAAGTTGCTGAAGAAGTTGCCGTTGTTGTAAATATTGATGGCACTGATAAGCTGGATTCTGGCGATACACTGAAATGGCGCCTGGCTCAGAAAGTAGAAACTCCAGGTCGTTATGACAGCTTTGGTCAGCGTGAGGCTTGGATTGGTTACGCAACTCAGTTTGGTGAAGTTCGTTTCGGTAACCAGTTCTCTAACCAATACCGTGAGTTAGATGGTTTTGCATCTTCAGGCCAAGGTAACTTGTGGGCTGATTTTGGTTCGCAGCAAGTTCAATACGCAAACGCCATAACCTACTTCTCACCTAAGTTTAGCGGCTTCAGCTTTGCTGGTCAGTATGATTTAGGTAATGGTCGTAACTCAGCCCGTGCTATGGAATTGACTGCTAACTACATGGGCTACGGTTTTGATATTGATGCTGGTATTGCTGAAGCTCAAAATAACGCGAATGCTTCTTCCAAAGCAAAGATATTCGGTGGTAAAACGTGGGGTAGTTCGGGTGACTTTACTGTAGGTACTGGTGCAGAAAATAAACTGCGTACATACAACCTTGATGTTAAATACAAGATGGGTGCATTTGACCTGGCTGCTGGTTACAAGCGTAACGAGTGGAATGGCGATGTAGAGTTGGCTGTTGCTGGTGATAAGACTGCTGTTGATCAATTCTTGCTGGCTGGTGGTTATACCATGGGTAAGAACAACTTCAACCTGGGTTATCAGCGCGTTCAAGATAGCAAAACTGATGGTGCTAAGCGTGATGACGGTATGAATGTAATCAATGCTCAGTACAACTACAAGCTGTCTAAGAACTCTGTTGCCTTCGCTCAAGTTCGTCACCACATGCTGGATACTGCTGGTAATGCTAGTGTAATGACACGTACTGCACAACTTGATGGCTTTGCTCTTAATTCAGACAAGAAAGACTCTACACGTCTGTTAGTAGGTACATGGACAGCGTTCTAA
- the gap gene encoding type I glyceraldehyde-3-phosphate dehydrogenase codes for MAAIRIAINGYGRIGRNVLRALYESGRTDEFQIVAINDLGDAKTNAHLTQYDTVHGKFAGKVSVDGDFMIVNGDKIRVCAQRNPADLPWAEIGVDVVMECTGFFASKAKASAHITAGAKKVIISAPGGNDVDATIVFGVNHDTLKATDTVISNASCTTNCLAPLVKPLNDKIGLVSGLMTTIHSYTNDQVLTDVYHEDLRRARSATHSMIPTKTGAAAAVALVLPELKGKLDGFAVRVPTINVSLVDLTFTAARATTVEEINQIMKEASEGPMKGVLNYNDLPLVSIDFNHDSASSTYEASQTKVSGGTLVKVLSWYDNEWGFSNRMLDTTKALWNAK; via the coding sequence ATGGCAGCAATTCGTATCGCAATTAACGGCTATGGTCGTATCGGTCGCAATGTACTGCGCGCTTTGTATGAATCTGGCCGTACTGATGAATTCCAAATCGTGGCTATTAACGATTTAGGCGATGCAAAAACTAACGCTCACCTGACACAATACGATACAGTGCATGGCAAATTTGCTGGCAAAGTATCTGTAGATGGCGATTTTATGATCGTAAACGGCGACAAAATTCGCGTTTGTGCTCAGCGTAATCCTGCTGATTTGCCATGGGCAGAAATCGGCGTGGATGTGGTGATGGAGTGTACCGGCTTCTTTGCCAGCAAAGCAAAGGCATCAGCGCACATTACTGCCGGCGCGAAAAAAGTGATTATTTCTGCACCAGGCGGTAATGATGTGGATGCCACCATCGTGTTCGGTGTAAACCACGACACGCTGAAAGCCACTGATACTGTTATTTCTAACGCTTCATGCACCACCAACTGCCTTGCGCCGCTGGTTAAGCCACTGAACGATAAAATCGGTCTTGTTTCCGGTTTGATGACCACAATCCACAGCTACACCAATGATCAGGTTCTGACAGACGTTTATCACGAAGATCTGCGTCGTGCCCGTTCAGCAACGCATTCGATGATTCCAACCAAGACTGGCGCTGCCGCGGCAGTTGCACTGGTATTGCCCGAGCTGAAAGGCAAGCTGGATGGTTTTGCTGTTCGCGTACCAACGATTAATGTTTCTTTGGTTGATCTGACTTTCACGGCTGCTCGTGCAACGACAGTTGAGGAAATTAACCAGATCATGAAAGAAGCATCTGAAGGCCCGATGAAAGGCGTGTTGAACTATAACGATCTGCCACTGGTATCGATCGATTTTAATCACGATTCAGCGTCTTCTACCTACGAAGCATCGCAAACTAAGGTGTCCGGTGGTACTTTGGTGAAAGTGCTGTCCTGGTACGACAACGAGTGGGGCTTCTCTAACCGTATGCTCGATACGACCAAAGCTTTGTGGAATGCTAAATAA
- the hexR gene encoding transcriptional regulator HexR — MLERIKAALDSLSKSERKVAQLVIEQPNLVANAPIAQIADLALVSQPTVIRFCRSLNCSGLQDFKLRLTRSLVSGVPYVHSMVSRDDSAHDLARKLFDNNISHLLRCRNELDTEVLERAITILSNAKKIEMYGQGQSGAVAIDAQNKFFRLGVPTVSYTDPHMHGMSASMLGPGDAVVAISNSGRTLDLLRSVEIARDAGADVIGITHSKSPLAKRCSLCLFADTMEDPDLYTPMITRIVHLVIIDVLAVGVALRRGPELIDQLEKMKRSLKEKRVRGHDNYS, encoded by the coding sequence ATGCTCGAACGTATCAAAGCTGCACTCGATAGCCTCAGCAAATCAGAACGCAAAGTTGCCCAGCTGGTAATTGAACAGCCTAATCTGGTTGCCAATGCACCGATTGCGCAAATTGCTGACTTAGCCCTTGTTTCACAGCCCACCGTGATTCGTTTCTGTCGCTCACTCAACTGCTCAGGCCTGCAAGATTTCAAATTACGGCTCACACGCAGCCTGGTGTCCGGCGTGCCCTATGTGCACTCCATGGTGAGCCGCGATGATTCTGCTCACGATCTGGCGCGCAAATTATTCGATAATAATATTTCGCATCTGCTGCGCTGCCGCAATGAGCTCGACACCGAAGTGCTGGAACGCGCCATCACCATTTTGTCCAATGCCAAAAAGATCGAAATGTACGGGCAGGGACAATCAGGTGCAGTTGCAATAGACGCACAGAACAAGTTTTTCCGCTTGGGCGTACCCACCGTTTCATATACCGATCCGCATATGCACGGCATGAGTGCATCCATGCTCGGGCCTGGGGATGCCGTTGTTGCTATTTCAAACTCCGGCCGCACGCTGGATTTACTGCGCTCGGTAGAAATTGCCCGTGATGCGGGGGCTGATGTGATTGGAATTACCCACTCCAAATCACCATTAGCCAAGCGTTGCTCACTTTGCCTTTTTGCCGACACAATGGAAGACCCCGATCTGTACACCCCAATGATTACCCGGATCGTACATCTGGTCATTATTGACGTACTTGCCGTCGGTGTAGCACTCAGGCGCGGACCAGAACTCATAGACCAACTCGAAAAAATGAAACGCAGCCTTAAAGAAAAGCGTGTTCGAGGTCATGACAACTACAGTTGA
- a CDS encoding ABC-F family ATPase, which translates to MISTFNITMQFGAKPLFEKVSVKFGDGNRYGLIGANGCGKSTFMKILGGDLEPTGGNVSLEPGVRLGKLKQDQFAFEDSRVIDVVMQGHTELWAVLAERDAIYANLEATEDDYMRAAELEGKVAEYDGYTAEARAGALLLGAGIPIEQHNGPMSDVAPGWKLRVLLAQALFSNPEVLLLDEPTNNLDINTIRWLENSLNERDSTMIIISHDRHFLNQVCTHVADVDFREIRIYPGTYDDYMIASTQARERLLTDNQKAKEKVAELNSFAARFSANKSKARQATSRLKLADKIKEGMVDVKPSSRQNPYIRFDVDEKAKLHRQAVELSFVSKSFDKPLIQNLDLILEAGQKIAVIGGNGVGKSTLMKLLMDVIKPDSGKVKWAEKAQLGYFAQDHEADFEEDITLFDWMKQWSQPGTDDQVIRGILGRLLFGGDDVKKSVKVLSGGEKGRMLYGKLILETPNVLIMDEPTNHMDMESIESLNLALDLFKGTLLFVSHDRVFVSSLATQILELNGDGTYNYYVGGYEDYLASRGID; encoded by the coding sequence ATGATCAGTACTTTTAATATTACGATGCAATTTGGTGCAAAGCCTTTATTTGAAAAGGTTTCAGTAAAATTTGGTGATGGCAACCGCTATGGTTTGATTGGCGCAAATGGTTGCGGTAAATCCACCTTTATGAAAATTCTGGGGGGGGATTTAGAGCCTACAGGCGGCAATGTCAGCTTAGAGCCAGGCGTGCGCCTGGGTAAGTTAAAGCAGGACCAATTTGCTTTTGAAGATAGCCGCGTGATTGATGTGGTGATGCAAGGCCATACAGAGCTTTGGGCTGTTTTGGCTGAGCGCGATGCGATTTATGCCAATTTAGAAGCCACCGAAGACGATTATATGCGCGCGGCGGAGCTGGAAGGCAAAGTGGCTGAATACGATGGCTACACTGCCGAAGCGCGTGCTGGTGCGTTGTTATTGGGGGCAGGCATTCCAATTGAGCAGCATAACGGCCCGATGAGTGATGTTGCGCCGGGCTGGAAGCTGCGTGTGTTGCTGGCCCAAGCGCTGTTTTCTAATCCGGAAGTGTTGCTGCTTGATGAGCCAACCAATAATCTGGATATTAATACGATCCGCTGGCTGGAAAACTCGCTTAATGAGCGTGATTCCACCATGATTATTATTTCGCACGATCGTCACTTTTTAAATCAGGTATGTACTCACGTGGCGGATGTGGATTTCCGTGAAATCCGTATTTATCCGGGTACTTACGACGATTATATGATTGCTTCTACGCAAGCTCGCGAGCGTTTACTGACAGATAATCAGAAAGCCAAAGAAAAAGTAGCGGAGCTCAATTCCTTTGCTGCGCGTTTTTCTGCTAATAAATCCAAAGCACGTCAGGCAACCAGCCGTCTGAAGCTGGCCGATAAGATTAAAGAAGGCATGGTCGATGTCAAACCATCTAGCCGCCAGAATCCTTATATCCGCTTTGACGTGGATGAAAAAGCCAAGCTGCACCGTCAGGCTGTTGAGCTTTCTTTCGTTTCTAAGTCTTTTGATAAGCCTTTGATTCAAAATCTGGATCTGATTTTAGAAGCGGGCCAGAAAATTGCCGTGATTGGTGGTAACGGTGTGGGTAAATCCACTCTGATGAAACTGCTGATGGATGTGATCAAGCCGGATAGCGGAAAAGTTAAATGGGCAGAAAAAGCGCAACTGGGTTATTTTGCTCAGGATCACGAAGCTGATTTTGAAGAAGACATTACTTTGTTTGACTGGATGAAGCAGTGGAGCCAGCCAGGCACGGATGACCAGGTGATTCGCGGTATTTTGGGGCGCTTACTGTTTGGCGGTGATGATGTTAAAAAATCAGTCAAAGTGCTGTCTGGTGGTGAAAAAGGCCGTATGTTGTACGGTAAGCTGATTTTGGAAACACCGAATGTACTGATTATGGATGAACCGACCAACCATATGGATATGGAGTCGATTGAATCCTTGAATCTGGCTCTGGATTTATTTAAGGGTACCTTACTGTTTGTATCACATGACCGGGTCTTTGTAAGCTCGCTTGCTACGCAAATTTTAGAGCTTAATGGCGATGGCACATATAATTATTACGTGGGTGGCTATGAGGATTATCTTGCCAGCCGTGGTATTGATTAA
- the zwf gene encoding glucose-6-phosphate dehydrogenase translates to MTQIDAFDMVLFGGTGDLVMRKLLPALYHQHQEGNLPQEGRIVCLGRSVPDTAAYLNKAHALAVGYLGKHYNDADWATFAERIEYLHLDSNHPEEFTKLADALNAFPKRVRVFYLSTAPDLFAPISKSLSEVGLTAGNARVVLEKPLGHDLASSNKINDEVGEYFQEHQIYRIDHYLGKEPVQNLMALRFANTLLEPLWRREWIRDVQITVTEQVGVESRADFYDKTGALRDMVQNHLLQLLTIVAMEPPASIDADAVRDEKLKILRALKPLSTEDVHTKVVRGQYRAGAVDGKPVTGYLNEPDVPANSKTETFVALKAEIQTWRWAGVPFYLRTGKRLSERLAEIVINFRETPHSIYGRTASTPNRLVIQLQPAESVRLYMMAKEPGNQGRLRPVHLDMDFKEIFQTRSPEAYERLLLDVIRGDLSLFVRRDEQRAAWRWVEPIIDNWESSPDGPKPYTAGTWGPAASSALLSRDGLCWHEEA, encoded by the coding sequence ATGACTCAGATCGACGCTTTCGACATGGTGCTGTTCGGCGGCACTGGCGACTTGGTAATGCGTAAATTATTACCAGCGCTCTATCACCAACATCAAGAAGGCAATCTGCCCCAGGAAGGACGCATCGTCTGCCTGGGCCGCAGTGTCCCAGATACTGCAGCTTACCTCAATAAAGCCCATGCTTTAGCCGTAGGCTACCTGGGCAAGCACTACAATGACGCCGACTGGGCGACATTTGCTGAGCGGATTGAATATCTGCATCTTGATTCCAATCATCCGGAAGAATTTACCAAGTTAGCCGACGCGCTAAATGCCTTTCCCAAGCGTGTTCGCGTATTTTATCTCTCGACTGCGCCTGATTTATTCGCTCCCATTTCCAAGAGTCTATCCGAAGTTGGCCTTACCGCCGGCAATGCCCGCGTAGTGCTCGAAAAACCGCTAGGGCATGATCTAGCTTCATCAAACAAAATTAACGACGAAGTTGGTGAATATTTCCAGGAACACCAAATTTATCGAATCGACCATTATCTGGGCAAAGAACCTGTTCAGAATTTGATGGCACTGCGCTTTGCCAACACTCTGCTTGAGCCGCTCTGGCGCAGAGAATGGATTCGCGACGTACAAATCACCGTTACAGAACAGGTTGGTGTTGAATCACGCGCCGATTTTTACGATAAAACCGGTGCACTGCGCGATATGGTGCAAAACCATCTGCTGCAACTGCTGACCATCGTGGCAATGGAGCCGCCTGCATCCATCGATGCAGATGCAGTGCGCGATGAGAAACTCAAGATTCTACGCGCCTTAAAGCCACTTTCAACAGAAGATGTGCACACAAAGGTTGTACGCGGCCAATACAGAGCCGGTGCGGTAGATGGCAAACCCGTAACAGGTTACCTGAACGAGCCGGATGTTCCGGCCAACTCAAAAACCGAAACCTTTGTTGCACTAAAAGCAGAAATCCAAACCTGGCGCTGGGCTGGCGTACCATTTTACCTGCGTACCGGTAAACGTCTGTCCGAACGCCTTGCCGAGATCGTCATTAATTTTCGCGAAACACCGCATTCCATTTACGGCCGTACCGCCAGCACCCCTAATCGCCTGGTGATTCAGCTGCAGCCCGCCGAATCGGTACGCCTTTATATGATGGCAAAGGAGCCGGGCAATCAAGGCCGTTTGCGTCCTGTACATCTGGATATGGATTTCAAAGAAATATTCCAGACCCGCAGCCCGGAAGCTTACGAGCGACTATTGCTAGATGTCATTCGCGGCGATCTATCCCTGTTTGTACGCCGGGACGAACAACGTGCGGCATGGCGCTGGGTTGAGCCAATTATCGACAACTGGGAAAGCAGCCCCGATGGCCCTAAGCCTTACACTGCCGGTACATGGGGCCCAGCTGCATCTTCTGCACTGCTATCACGTGACGGACTTTGCTGGCACGAAGAAGCATAA
- the eda gene encoding bifunctional 4-hydroxy-2-oxoglutarate aldolase/2-dehydro-3-deoxy-phosphogluconate aldolase, translated as MQIREIMRSCPVMPVLVIEKVEHAVPLAQALVDGGIRVLEVTLRTDAALAAVRAIVDNVPGAIVGVGTVVRPEQFAQAKAAGAVFAVTPGLTPTLAAAARAAKIELLPGVMTPSEAIAALEEGFDALKLFPAEQAGSMGMLKAMGGPLPQILFCPTGGVSPESAPKLLAMPNVGCVGGSWLAPKEMVAAGDWAGITALARAAAAFAK; from the coding sequence ATGCAAATTCGCGAAATCATGCGCTCTTGTCCGGTGATGCCGGTTTTGGTAATCGAGAAAGTCGAACACGCAGTTCCGCTGGCTCAGGCTCTGGTTGATGGTGGTATTCGTGTCCTGGAAGTCACTTTACGTACCGATGCGGCTCTGGCTGCGGTGCGCGCCATTGTTGATAATGTGCCGGGTGCCATTGTGGGCGTCGGTACTGTGGTGCGCCCTGAGCAGTTTGCGCAAGCTAAGGCAGCTGGTGCGGTGTTTGCAGTAACGCCGGGCCTGACGCCTACACTGGCTGCCGCTGCCCGTGCTGCAAAAATTGAGCTGCTGCCTGGTGTGATGACCCCATCCGAGGCAATTGCTGCGCTGGAAGAAGGCTTTGACGCCCTGAAATTATTCCCGGCAGAGCAAGCGGGGAGCATGGGTATGCTCAAAGCAATGGGTGGCCCTTTGCCGCAAATTTTATTTTGCCCAACGGGTGGAGTAAGTCCAGAGTCGGCTCCTAAATTATTGGCTATGCCAAATGTTGGGTGCGTGGGTGGATCGTGGCTCGCCCCTAAGGAAATGGTTGCCGCTGGTGACTGGGCGGGGATTACCGCACTGGCTCGTGCAGCCGCAGCATTTGCAAAGTAA
- the pgl gene encoding 6-phosphogluconolactonase codes for MLSWHECSSKDELDQQLADFIAEQLSTAIATRGQAGIAVSGGRTPAGMFKALRVKELDWSKVFITLADERWVAPDHTDSNERLTRENLLQDKAAKATFVSQVSSAATAHEGQQEIEARLAALPSPLDVLILGMGDDGHTASLFPDAAELEAACTSDALCAAVTPPVAPHQRITLTLPTLSKARSVIVHITGESKKTLLQNALLEQKPEAALFPIRRVLNKATAAKHIFWAA; via the coding sequence ATGTTGTCATGGCACGAATGTTCATCAAAAGACGAACTGGATCAGCAACTGGCTGATTTTATTGCTGAGCAATTAAGCACAGCCATTGCAACACGTGGTCAGGCAGGGATCGCAGTTTCTGGCGGAAGAACGCCAGCCGGTATGTTCAAAGCCTTACGGGTTAAGGAACTGGACTGGTCCAAAGTTTTCATTACACTGGCAGATGAGCGCTGGGTCGCCCCGGATCATACCGATAGCAATGAACGTCTTACCCGCGAGAACCTGCTGCAAGATAAAGCGGCCAAAGCAACATTTGTTTCCCAGGTATCAAGTGCCGCCACCGCTCATGAAGGCCAGCAAGAAATCGAGGCCCGGCTGGCAGCTCTTCCCTCTCCTCTGGATGTGCTGATTTTAGGCATGGGAGATGACGGCCATACCGCATCGCTCTTTCCCGATGCCGCCGAGCTGGAAGCCGCCTGCACCTCGGATGCACTATGCGCTGCGGTCACTCCGCCTGTGGCCCCGCATCAGCGTATTACGCTTACCCTGCCTACTCTTTCAAAAGCACGTTCAGTCATCGTGCATATCACCGGGGAGAGCAAAAAAACCCTATTACAAAACGCCCTGCTTGAGCAAAAGCCAGAAGCCGCACTCTTCCCGATTCGCCGGGTTCTGAATAAGGCAACAGCTGCCAAACACATATTCTGGGCAGCCTGA
- a CDS encoding porin, which translates to MFKRALIVAAVAAACSTPAFADVSINGSAEMDLMFGTNRSTGASSSGGELYEETAIVINIDGSDQLDNGSKLKWRVAQKVATDYRYDTFGGREAWIGYAGGWGELRAGTQFVNSYLNVLDWPYGVNGSGNLLADFGTSPDKWKDSLNYMSPKFGPVSFAAQYKIGDKAGVAGKGDTNTYAYDLTGNVAFANFNIDGGYQLQNDRAFVQMALASGNGPADWADVTEAGNETRLAFLGGRATFGDFNVRALYKRNYVKYGAGTSSLDVGQWLIGGGYNFGKNSINVSYQQIMDAKLAGGVRIANGGRDKLDSGVQQFAGQWGYMLSKNTQFFVQGRYHKYDSKASTHFDGSTPDSGNSARITVGTWTGF; encoded by the coding sequence ATGTTTAAACGTGCTCTGATCGTTGCTGCTGTTGCTGCAGCATGTTCTACGCCAGCTTTTGCTGATGTATCTATTAACGGCTCGGCTGAAATGGACCTGATGTTCGGTACAAACCGCTCAACAGGTGCATCGTCATCTGGTGGTGAGTTGTACGAAGAAACAGCAATTGTTATCAATATTGATGGTTCTGATCAGCTTGATAACGGCAGCAAGCTGAAATGGCGTGTTGCCCAGAAAGTAGCAACTGACTACCGTTATGATACTTTTGGTGGCCGTGAGGCTTGGATTGGTTATGCTGGCGGCTGGGGTGAACTGCGTGCGGGTACACAGTTTGTTAATTCTTACCTGAATGTGCTTGACTGGCCGTATGGCGTGAACGGGTCTGGTAACTTGCTTGCTGACTTTGGTACTTCACCAGACAAGTGGAAAGATTCCCTGAACTATATGTCACCTAAGTTTGGCCCTGTTTCTTTTGCGGCTCAGTATAAAATTGGTGATAAAGCAGGCGTTGCTGGCAAGGGTGATACTAATACTTATGCTTATGATCTGACCGGTAATGTAGCATTTGCTAACTTTAATATTGATGGTGGTTACCAGCTTCAAAATGACCGCGCATTCGTACAAATGGCACTGGCAAGTGGCAACGGACCGGCTGACTGGGCTGATGTCACAGAGGCTGGTAACGAAACTCGCTTAGCATTTTTGGGCGGTCGTGCAACATTTGGTGATTTCAATGTTCGCGCACTTTACAAGCGTAATTACGTTAAGTACGGCGCTGGCACATCTTCTCTGGATGTGGGACAGTGGCTGATTGGTGGTGGCTATAACTTCGGCAAAAACAGCATCAATGTTAGCTATCAGCAAATTATGGATGCTAAGTTAGCCGGTGGTGTTCGTATTGCCAATGGTGGTCGTGACAAGCTTGATTCTGGTGTTCAGCAGTTTGCTGGTCAGTGGGGTTACATGTTGTCGAAGAATACTCAATTCTTCGTGCAAGGCCGCTATCATAAGTATGATTCTAAAGCATCGACCCACTTTGATGGCTCGACTCCTGATTCTGGTAACAGCGCACGTATTACTGTTGGCACATGGACTGGTTTCTAA
- the edd gene encoding phosphogluconate dehydratase — protein MSVHPKLAEVTARIIARSQGPRSRYLARLEKAASKEPLRKGLACTNQAHAWAAAPETDKIMMREMRQPNLGIVSAYNDMLSAHQPFEMFPAIIKEAVRLSGATAQFAGGVPAMCDGVTQGQPGMELSLFSRDVIAMSTAVGLSHNVFDSVVCLGVCDKIVPGLLIGALQFGHLPTVFVPAGPMTSGIANSEKAKARQLFAEGKCGREELLASEEGSYHGAGTCTFFGTANSNQMLMEVMGLHLPGAAFVNPGTPLRDALTVAAAQRAIAITYRGDEFTPVGKVVDEKCIVNGIVGLLATGGSTNHTIHMIAIARAAGIIIDWSDFDDLSAIIPLLAKIYPNGSADVNHFHAAGGMGFLIRELLDAGLLHEDVLTVAGKSLRPYANEPFLGEDGKAVWRAAPLEPVDDNVVRHASNPFSADGGLRLLAGNLGRSVIKISAVKPENRCVEAPAIVFDDQDDVLAAFKRGELEKDFVAVLRFQGPRANGMPELHKLTPVLGLLQDRGFKVALVTDGRMSGASGKVPSAIHMTPEVLNGGPLGKVRNGDIIRLDADAGVVEAKVDAAEWAARTVDTADLSANEHGMGRELFATFRSAATGAEEGAISMGLAH, from the coding sequence ATGTCTGTTCATCCTAAGCTTGCCGAAGTCACTGCGCGTATTATCGCAAGAAGCCAGGGTCCTCGCTCTCGTTATTTAGCCCGTCTTGAAAAGGCTGCCAGTAAGGAGCCGCTACGTAAAGGCTTAGCCTGTACGAACCAGGCTCATGCCTGGGCTGCGGCACCGGAAACAGATAAAATTATGATGCGTGAGATGCGCCAGCCCAATTTGGGAATCGTCTCCGCATATAACGATATGCTGTCGGCACATCAGCCGTTTGAAATGTTCCCTGCAATTATTAAAGAAGCAGTGCGCCTGTCGGGCGCAACAGCACAGTTTGCCGGTGGCGTGCCTGCCATGTGTGACGGTGTGACCCAAGGTCAGCCAGGCATGGAGCTTAGTCTGTTTAGCCGCGATGTGATTGCCATGTCCACTGCTGTGGGCCTGTCTCACAATGTGTTTGATAGCGTGGTTTGCCTTGGTGTTTGCGACAAAATTGTGCCGGGTTTATTGATTGGGGCTTTGCAATTTGGTCATTTGCCAACAGTATTTGTGCCTGCGGGCCCGATGACATCGGGCATTGCCAATAGTGAAAAAGCGAAAGCGCGCCAGTTATTTGCCGAAGGCAAATGCGGCCGTGAAGAACTGCTGGCCTCCGAAGAGGGTTCTTATCACGGTGCGGGGACATGTACTTTTTTCGGGACCGCTAATTCAAATCAAATGCTGATGGAAGTGATGGGCTTGCATTTACCTGGTGCAGCTTTCGTTAATCCAGGCACTCCCTTACGTGATGCCCTGACTGTTGCAGCGGCACAGCGTGCGATCGCTATCACTTACAGAGGCGATGAATTTACACCGGTTGGTAAAGTAGTGGATGAGAAATGCATTGTGAATGGCATTGTTGGCTTGCTTGCAACGGGCGGCTCGACCAATCACACTATTCATATGATTGCGATCGCTCGTGCTGCGGGTATTATTATCGACTGGAGTGATTTCGATGATTTGTCTGCCATTATTCCCTTGCTCGCAAAAATTTATCCAAATGGCTCGGCTGATGTAAATCATTTCCATGCTGCCGGTGGCATGGGTTTTCTAATTCGCGAATTGCTGGATGCAGGCTTGCTGCACGAAGATGTGCTGACAGTTGCTGGTAAAAGCTTACGGCCTTATGCCAACGAGCCTTTCCTAGGGGAAGATGGCAAGGCGGTGTGGCGAGCTGCACCGCTCGAGCCTGTGGATGACAACGTTGTTCGCCATGCAAGCAACCCGTTTAGTGCAGATGGCGGTTTACGTTTGCTGGCGGGCAACCTGGGCCGCTCTGTGATTAAAATTTCTGCGGTTAAGCCAGAAAATCGCTGTGTAGAAGCGCCCGCAATTGTGTTTGACGATCAGGATGATGTGCTGGCCGCGTTTAAACGTGGCGAGCTGGAAAAAGACTTTGTGGCGGTTCTGCGTTTCCAGGGGCCGCGTGCTAATGGAATGCCAGAGTTGCATAAGCTCACTCCTGTGTTGGGGTTGTTGCAGGATCGTGGTTTTAAAGTGGCCTTGGTGACCGACGGCCGTATGTCGGGAGCATCGGGCAAAGTGCCTTCGGCTATTCATATGACGCCGGAAGTTTTAAACGGCGGGCCGCTGGGCAAAGTTAGAAATGGCGATATCATCCGCCTTGATGCAGATGCTGGCGTGGTTGAAGCGAAAGTTGATGCGGCTGAATGGGCTGCTCGCACTGTGGATACTGCAGATCTGTCTGCCAACGAGCATGGAATGGGCCGTGAGCTGTTCGCTACATTCCGCTCTGCAGCAACCGGTGCTGAAGAAGGCGCAATCAGCATGGGTTTGGCTCATTAA